A stretch of the Bradyrhizobium sp. CCBAU 53351 genome encodes the following:
- a CDS encoding enoyl-CoA hydratase/isomerase family protein, with product MSDTTDAATGPLLERDGARATIRLNRPKHLNRLQAEDLGELVRLFDLVEADPAIRVLVLTGTGRAFSAGYDLNSVAERAVSANEQQSAGSAFEVVVNRLEDLGVPTICRLNGGVYGGSTDLALACDFRIGVDTAEMFMPAARLGLHYYPSGIKRYVTRLGLDNAKRLFLTAQKISAPEMLRIGYLTAMVPEETLDEEVDRLAGILAGNAPQAMRGMKRAINEFARGELDDRAADQRHRDSMRGDEIKEGIKAFAEKRAPKF from the coding sequence ATGTCGGATACCACCGACGCGGCGACCGGCCCCCTGCTCGAACGCGACGGCGCGCGCGCCACCATCCGCCTCAACCGTCCCAAGCATCTCAACCGGCTCCAGGCGGAAGACCTCGGCGAGCTCGTCAGGCTGTTCGACCTGGTCGAGGCTGATCCGGCCATCCGCGTGCTGGTGTTGACCGGCACCGGGCGCGCCTTCTCCGCGGGGTATGACCTCAACTCGGTCGCCGAGCGCGCCGTCAGCGCAAACGAGCAGCAGAGCGCGGGCTCCGCCTTCGAGGTCGTCGTCAACCGGTTGGAGGATCTCGGCGTGCCGACGATCTGCCGGCTCAACGGCGGCGTCTATGGCGGCTCGACCGATCTCGCACTCGCCTGCGATTTCCGGATCGGCGTCGACACCGCCGAGATGTTCATGCCGGCGGCGCGACTCGGGCTGCATTATTACCCGAGCGGCATCAAACGCTACGTCACACGGCTCGGCCTCGACAATGCGAAAAGGCTGTTCCTGACCGCGCAAAAGATCAGCGCGCCGGAGATGCTGCGCATCGGCTACCTGACCGCCATGGTGCCAGAAGAGACGCTCGACGAGGAGGTCGACAGACTCGCCGGCATCCTCGCCGGCAACGCGCCGCAGGCCATGCGCGGCATGAAGCGCGCAATCAACGAATTCGCCCGCGGCGAGCTCGATGATCGCGCCGCCGACCAGCGCCACCGCGACAGCATGCGCGGCGACGAGATCAAGGAAGGCATCAAGGCGTTTGCGGAGAAGAGAGCGCCGAAGTTTTAG